A region from the uncultured Fretibacterium sp. genome encodes:
- the xth gene encoding exodeoxyribonuclease III — translation MGRRIRLATFNVNSVRSRLPILERWLPEGDVDLLLLQETKVTDADFPAAAFEAMGYSVRFCGEKSYNGVAAAARDARALEDVAFGFGDGEEPDFPTRVTLLRWGELTVLNTYVPQGKALDHPDYEVKKRFLDRIRAIVEREAARPFVWVGDLNVAPTEIDVTNPTNKKDHVCFHTDIRAKFAGTAKGLVDVLRRFRPDPGEYTFFDYRVKGALERNIGWRIDHILASPSLAERALDCFVERAPRGWERPSDHTPLVADFAL, via the coding sequence ATGGGGAGGAGGATCCGACTGGCGACCTTCAACGTGAACTCCGTCCGCAGCCGGCTGCCGATCTTGGAACGCTGGCTGCCCGAGGGGGACGTGGACCTTCTCCTCCTCCAGGAGACCAAGGTCACGGACGCCGACTTTCCGGCCGCGGCCTTCGAGGCCATGGGCTACTCGGTCCGCTTCTGCGGAGAGAAGTCCTACAACGGGGTCGCGGCGGCGGCCCGCGACGCCAGGGCACTGGAGGACGTGGCCTTTGGATTCGGGGACGGCGAGGAGCCCGACTTTCCGACCCGCGTCACCCTGCTTCGCTGGGGGGAGCTCACGGTGCTGAACACCTACGTGCCCCAGGGCAAGGCGCTCGACCACCCCGACTACGAGGTCAAGAAACGCTTTCTGGATCGGATCCGCGCCATCGTGGAGCGCGAGGCGGCCCGGCCCTTCGTCTGGGTCGGGGACCTCAACGTGGCCCCAACGGAAATAGACGTCACCAATCCTACCAACAAAAAGGATCACGTCTGCTTCCACACGGACATCCGCGCAAAGTTCGCCGGGACCGCCAAGGGGCTGGTCGATGTACTGCGCCGCTTCCGCCCCGACCCCGGGGAATACACCTTCTTCGATTATCGGGTGAAGGGCGCCCTCGAACGCAACATCGGCTGGCGAATAGACCATATCCTCGCCTCCCCATCCCTGGCGGAGCGCGCGCTCGACTGCTTTGTGGAGCGTGCGCCCCGGGGCTGGGAGAGGCCGTCGGACCATACGCCCCTCGTCGCCGACTTCGCGCTCTGA
- a CDS encoding alpha/beta fold hydrolase: MRTLQLGQDIPVRDRDNPPGLVGFSCPSEDGVLFGSVYYAEGRGNPTILICHGFPGFEKNCDLAQVLRQAGFNVVTFSYRGAWGSRGVFTFAGTARDVANVTRHVLRRKLPFPDRFDADTVIPVGFSMGAFSALRAAAACPEIRSLGLIGVWNIGRDAEASRTDHALKEKLDRLLIGAGCLEGTTRAALWNEILWRTEEFDLRRDALSCGGKRILLLGAAQDESVPGNVHQRPLADLLRRVGAEVTERTLPGDHAFSAHRWAMVGAVLDWLGALGY; this comes from the coding sequence TTGAGAACTCTGCAGCTGGGACAGGACATACCCGTTCGGGACCGCGACAATCCGCCGGGGCTCGTGGGGTTCTCCTGCCCTTCCGAGGACGGAGTGCTGTTCGGCAGCGTCTACTACGCCGAGGGGAGGGGCAACCCCACCATCCTCATCTGCCACGGATTCCCCGGATTTGAGAAAAACTGCGACCTGGCTCAGGTTTTGCGTCAGGCGGGATTCAACGTCGTCACCTTCTCCTATCGGGGCGCATGGGGCAGCCGCGGCGTCTTTACCTTCGCCGGGACGGCGCGCGACGTCGCCAACGTGACGCGCCACGTGCTGCGCCGCAAGCTGCCCTTTCCGGATCGGTTCGACGCCGATACCGTCATCCCCGTCGGCTTCAGCATGGGGGCCTTCTCCGCCCTACGCGCGGCGGCCGCGTGCCCGGAGATCCGAAGCCTCGGCCTGATCGGGGTCTGGAACATCGGCCGGGACGCGGAGGCAAGCCGGACCGACCATGCCCTCAAGGAGAAGCTCGATAGGCTTCTGATCGGGGCCGGATGTCTGGAGGGCACGACCCGTGCCGCCCTGTGGAATGAAATCCTCTGGAGGACGGAGGAGTTCGACCTTCGCCGCGACGCCCTCTCCTGCGGGGGCAAACGCATCCTGCTGCTGGGTGCGGCGCAGGACGAGTCCGTGCCCGGCAATGTGCATCAGCGGCCCCTGGCGGACCTGCTGCGCCGGGTGGGCGCGGAGGTGACGGAGCGCACCCTACCCGGCGACCACGCCTTCTCCGCGCACCGCTGGGCTATGGTGGGAGCCGTCCTCGATTGGCTGGGGGCTCTGGGGTATTGA